From Chromohalobacter canadensis, one genomic window encodes:
- a CDS encoding four helix bundle protein yields the protein MDFEQLDVWKRSARLSADLYRHFSDSRDFGFKDQITRSGLSVPSNIAEGMTRPTVKDRVKFLHIAKGSCAELRTQIYIGMEIDYITRDKGRQWVAETKEIAAMLTGLTRRQADFDVG from the coding sequence ATGGACTTTGAGCAGTTGGATGTCTGGAAGCGGTCGGCACGCTTATCTGCTGATCTCTATCGCCACTTCAGCGATTCCCGCGATTTCGGCTTCAAGGACCAGATCACCCGTTCAGGTCTTTCCGTGCCCAGTAATATTGCTGAAGGCATGACAAGGCCAACCGTCAAAGACCGGGTCAAGTTTCTTCATATCGCCAAGGGGTCGTGTGCCGAGTTGCGGACCCAGATCTACATCGGTATGGAAATCGACTACATCACGAGAGACAAAGGGCGCCAATGGGTAGCGGAAACCAAAGAGATCGCCGCCATGTTAACGGGCCTGACGCGTAGGCAAGCCGACTTTGACGTGGGGTGA
- the cysN gene encoding sulfate adenylyltransferase subunit CysN: MSHQSNLIADDIQSYLHEHENKDLLRFITCGSVDDGKSTLIGRLLHDSKMIYEDQLAAITQASKTSGTTGDKVDLALLVDGLQSEREQGITIDVAYRYFSTDKRKFIIADTPGHEQYTRNMATGASTASLAVILIDARHGVQTQTRRHSFIADLLGIQHLVIAVNKMDLVDYSQARFDEIVAEYRDFAAKLNAPDIHFVPLSALEGDNVVNKSEAMSWYDGPALLNLLETVEVTYDRNLTDLRLPVQYVNRPHLDFRGYCGTLEAGILRPGQRVKVLPSGKSSTVARIVTFDGDLEVAYPGQAITVTLDDEIDISRGDWLVAANAEVPLADAFEADIVWMHDTALEPGRLYDLKLATRDLAGKISRIDYQTDVNTLEHHAAETLNLNAIGRCRVEVAGTLPVDDYRVSPGTGSFIVIDRLTNVTVGAGMVHRHLESEPPYEYRTHDSKAEVVWNRSSVTPEMRAHIKGHAGKCIWFTGLSGSGKSTLANALEVELNRRGYHTMLLDGDNIRHGLCKDLAMSEADRTENIRRVGEIAKLFADAGIIVITAFISPFRSDRDTARALFDDGDFIEVHVDTPLDICEQRDPKGLYEKARQGKIKDFTGINSPYEVPRAAEVKINTETLSQQEIISRLLKVL; this comes from the coding sequence ATGTCACACCAATCGAATTTGATCGCTGACGATATTCAGAGCTACCTGCACGAGCATGAGAACAAAGACCTGCTGCGCTTCATCACCTGCGGCAGCGTCGACGATGGCAAATCGACCCTGATCGGGCGCCTGCTGCACGACTCCAAGATGATCTACGAGGATCAGCTGGCGGCGATCACCCAGGCCTCCAAGACCAGCGGCACCACCGGCGATAAGGTCGATCTGGCGCTGTTGGTCGACGGCTTGCAGTCCGAGCGTGAGCAGGGCATCACCATCGATGTCGCCTATCGGTACTTCTCCACCGACAAGCGCAAGTTCATCATCGCCGACACCCCCGGGCATGAGCAGTACACCCGCAACATGGCGACCGGCGCCTCCACGGCCAGCCTCGCGGTGATCCTCATCGACGCCCGTCACGGTGTGCAGACCCAGACCCGGCGGCACAGCTTCATCGCCGATCTGCTGGGCATCCAGCACCTGGTGATCGCGGTCAACAAGATGGACCTGGTCGATTATTCCCAGGCGCGCTTCGACGAGATCGTCGCCGAGTACCGGGACTTCGCTGCCAAGCTCAACGCGCCGGACATTCACTTCGTACCGCTGTCCGCGCTGGAAGGCGACAACGTCGTCAACAAGAGCGAGGCCATGAGCTGGTACGACGGCCCGGCGCTGCTCAATCTGCTGGAGACCGTCGAGGTCACTTACGACCGGAACCTGACGGATCTGCGCTTGCCGGTGCAGTACGTCAATCGCCCACACCTCGACTTCCGCGGCTATTGCGGCACGCTCGAGGCTGGCATCCTGCGGCCCGGCCAGCGCGTCAAGGTACTGCCCTCCGGCAAGTCCTCCACGGTGGCGCGCATCGTCACCTTCGACGGCGACCTCGAGGTGGCCTATCCGGGACAGGCGATCACCGTCACGCTCGACGACGAGATCGACATCTCGCGGGGCGACTGGCTGGTCGCTGCCAACGCCGAGGTGCCGCTGGCCGATGCCTTCGAGGCGGACATCGTGTGGATGCACGACACCGCGCTGGAGCCCGGCCGGTTGTATGACCTCAAGCTCGCCACGCGGGACCTGGCGGGCAAGATCAGCCGGATCGACTACCAGACCGACGTCAACACGCTCGAGCATCACGCCGCCGAGACGCTGAATCTCAACGCCATCGGCCGCTGCCGTGTCGAAGTGGCCGGCACGCTGCCGGTGGACGATTACCGCGTGAGCCCCGGTACCGGCAGCTTCATCGTCATCGACCGACTGACCAACGTCACCGTGGGCGCGGGCATGGTGCATCGGCATTTGGAAAGCGAGCCGCCCTACGAATACCGCACCCACGACAGCAAGGCCGAGGTGGTGTGGAACCGCTCCAGCGTGACACCCGAGATGCGCGCGCACATCAAGGGGCATGCCGGCAAGTGCATCTGGTTCACTGGGCTTTCCGGCTCGGGGAAATCCACCCTGGCCAACGCGCTGGAAGTCGAACTCAACCGGCGCGGCTACCACACCATGCTGCTGGACGGTGACAACATTCGCCACGGGCTGTGCAAAGACCTCGCCATGAGCGAAGCCGACCGCACCGAGAACATCCGCCGGGTAGGGGAGATCGCCAAGCTGTTCGCCGATGCCGGCATCATCGTGATTACTGCCTTCATCTCGCCGTTCCGCTCCGACCGCGATACCGCCCGTGCGCTGTTCGACGACGGCGACTTCATCGAGGTACATGTCGACACACCGCTGGATATCTGCGAGCAGCGCGATCCCAAGGGGCTCTACGAAAAGGCCCGCCAAGGCAAGATCAAGGACTTCACGGGGATCAATAGCCCTTACGAGGTGCCTAGGGCAGCCGAGGTCAAGATCAATACTGAGACGCTTAGCCAACAAGAGATCATTAGTCGGCTGCTTAAAGTGCTTTGA
- a CDS encoding coiled-coil domain-containing protein codes for MQSVTAGTVPEGTNINAKANQLILVNLSSMGGEDWLEAMRDAGQPWHEELIDDLSQVKALLQSQPRFHALICYDSSERQIANCLGKGRAPSQALANWTNQTDALLELYREHYQRITLVTQEDFEAEPKALCEQLSTRSGIALGRVDPAKPANTAETDPVHQSQRAMYLLLARQALEHPPAKRLLQELEASSLPLDNSTDLLEWLDGTYDLLKQSSGSSTEYEELKNKLEDVQQENDLVIEQLHKTQEELEQYLLGNKNGGQKVEKLERNIQQKNEKLHSFSQKNKWLRGQLETKKKELNSLRSSKSWALTAPLRKVMHIFNGKKNKGAA; via the coding sequence ATGCAGAGTGTTACCGCTGGGACGGTACCGGAAGGCACCAACATAAACGCTAAAGCTAACCAACTGATTTTGGTTAACCTGTCAAGTATGGGGGGGGAGGACTGGTTAGAGGCTATGCGTGATGCCGGACAGCCTTGGCATGAAGAGCTCATTGATGACTTGTCCCAAGTAAAAGCGCTGCTACAGTCGCAACCAAGGTTCCATGCATTGATCTGTTACGACTCTTCTGAGCGTCAGATAGCCAACTGTCTTGGAAAAGGCCGAGCACCCTCCCAGGCATTGGCGAATTGGACGAACCAGACTGACGCATTGCTGGAGCTTTATCGGGAGCATTATCAACGCATTACCTTGGTGACACAGGAAGACTTCGAGGCCGAGCCGAAAGCGCTATGTGAGCAACTCTCGACGCGTAGCGGTATAGCGTTGGGGCGAGTCGATCCTGCAAAACCCGCGAACACGGCCGAAACCGACCCAGTGCATCAGTCACAACGGGCCATGTACCTCCTGTTGGCACGGCAGGCACTCGAGCATCCACCAGCCAAGCGGCTTTTGCAGGAGTTGGAAGCGAGCTCTCTTCCTCTTGATAATTCGACTGATTTATTGGAATGGCTGGACGGCACCTACGATCTTCTCAAACAGTCGTCAGGGAGCAGTACTGAATACGAAGAACTAAAGAACAAGCTGGAGGACGTGCAGCAGGAAAACGATCTAGTGATCGAGCAACTGCATAAGACACAGGAAGAGCTAGAACAATACTTGTTAGGTAACAAGAACGGCGGGCAGAAAGTCGAGAAGCTTGAGCGTAATATCCAGCAGAAGAATGAAAAGCTTCACAGCTTCTCGCAGAAGAATAAGTGGTTGAGGGGACAGCTGGAGACAAAGAAAAAAGAGTTGAACTCCCTGCGTAGCTCCAAATCATGGGCGCTGACAGCACCTCTGCGCAAGGTTATGCATATCTTCAATGGAAAGAAAAACAAAGGGGCAGCCTGA
- a CDS encoding FkbM family methyltransferase: MEQQHLISALDKVDGTIMHLGAGECRELQTYLATAAEQIVLVEPDPEAAQSLRQRTHKEPRVTVIEVAVAAKGGEATLYRYNASGQATLHALKKAPNRWPGLRQLANSPVKTLSLDQLLTQVTLADDKQHWLVVEVPGEEQQVLHAMREHALSQRFGYLLNP; encoded by the coding sequence ATGGAGCAGCAGCACCTGATATCGGCACTGGATAAAGTGGATGGCACGATTATGCATCTCGGCGCCGGCGAATGCCGCGAGCTCCAGACCTATCTGGCAACCGCAGCCGAGCAGATCGTACTGGTAGAGCCAGATCCCGAAGCGGCCCAGTCTCTGCGTCAACGTACCCACAAAGAGCCAAGGGTAACGGTGATCGAAGTGGCAGTCGCGGCGAAAGGGGGCGAAGCCACACTGTATCGTTATAATGCGAGTGGCCAAGCGACCCTGCACGCGCTGAAAAAAGCGCCTAATCGGTGGCCAGGATTACGCCAGCTTGCTAACTCACCAGTAAAGACGCTTAGTTTGGATCAGCTACTCACCCAGGTAACCTTGGCGGATGATAAGCAGCACTGGTTAGTGGTCGAGGTCCCCGGTGAAGAACAACAAGTGCTGCACGCCATGCGTGAGCATGCATTGTCACAACGGTTTGGATACCTCCTGAATCCGTGA
- a CDS encoding IS1380 family transposase — translation MPNVKFRASRRTLTSHAGLSIIGQCFEIAGVDSIDSRFPTTLGMRTSDVIKSYLGLLCLGMSDYDAVENFRRDKPFQQLLTLQKVPSAATLRQRLEKLAANDLQARTATWSTTLLSLIEAPITAETTHVCLDIDTFVMDNSNSKKEGVSRTYQKVDGYTPIAAYLGNEGWCLGLELRPGKQHTMKESNAFLERVLPRAQGLTKQPILLREDSGFDSQAHLALLEQQRQVFADEGRRLDYVVKWNPRGSATADQDTWLAVAADYWEELRPGKRQALWTQTVSIHDDNKTEYVVQRVMRLVERTADRDGQLLLEPDYELEGWWTSLDEAPEAVIKRYQAHATHEQFHSEIKTDLDLERLPSGKFATNDLILHLAQLAYNILRLMGQLGMTGELSPVRHPAKRRRIRTVLQELVHRAALVIHKARQIILDFGQDIGRMTVLNTLRSRLRYPRGTPC, via the coding sequence ATGCCCAACGTCAAGTTCCGCGCCAGTCGCCGCACCCTCACCAGCCACGCCGGGCTGTCCATCATCGGGCAATGCTTCGAGATCGCTGGCGTCGACAGCATCGACAGCCGCTTCCCCACCACGCTGGGCATGCGCACCAGTGACGTGATCAAGAGCTACCTGGGCCTGCTGTGTCTGGGCATGAGCGACTATGACGCTGTCGAGAACTTCCGCCGCGACAAGCCCTTCCAACAACTGCTGACCCTGCAGAAGGTGCCGAGCGCGGCGACGCTGCGACAGCGGCTGGAGAAACTTGCCGCCAACGACCTGCAGGCGCGCACCGCCACCTGGTCCACGACCCTGCTGTCACTGATCGAAGCACCGATCACCGCCGAGACGACGCACGTCTGCCTGGACATCGACACCTTCGTCATGGACAACAGCAACTCGAAGAAGGAAGGCGTCTCGCGGACCTACCAGAAGGTCGATGGCTACACCCCGATCGCCGCCTATCTGGGCAACGAAGGGTGGTGCCTGGGTCTGGAACTGCGGCCTGGCAAGCAGCACACCATGAAGGAGAGCAACGCCTTTCTGGAGCGGGTACTGCCTCGCGCCCAAGGCCTGACCAAGCAACCGATCCTGTTACGCGAGGACAGCGGCTTCGACAGCCAGGCGCACCTGGCGCTTCTCGAACAGCAGCGCCAGGTCTTTGCCGACGAGGGGCGCCGGCTCGACTATGTCGTCAAATGGAACCCGCGCGGCTCGGCCACGGCGGATCAGGATACCTGGTTGGCTGTGGCGGCGGACTACTGGGAAGAGCTGCGTCCTGGCAAGCGCCAGGCGCTGTGGACGCAGACCGTCTCGATCCACGACGACAACAAGACCGAATACGTCGTCCAACGCGTGATGCGCCTGGTAGAGCGCACCGCCGATCGCGATGGCCAGTTGCTGCTCGAACCGGACTATGAGTTGGAAGGCTGGTGGACCAGCCTGGACGAGGCGCCGGAGGCGGTGATCAAACGCTACCAGGCGCATGCCACCCACGAGCAATTCCACAGTGAGATCAAGACCGATCTCGACCTGGAGCGGCTGCCGTCGGGCAAGTTCGCCACCAACGATCTGATCCTGCACCTCGCCCAGCTGGCCTACAACATCCTGCGGCTGATGGGGCAGCTGGGCATGACCGGCGAGCTGAGCCCGGTGCGCCATCCCGCCAAGCGGCGCCGGATCCGCACCGTGCTACAAGAGCTGGTGCATCGTGCGGCGCTCGTGATTCACAAGGCGCGGCAGATCATCCTCGACTTCGGGCAGGACATCGGACGCATGACGGTGTTGAACACCTTGCGAAGCCGCCTGCGCTATCCCCGAGGCACGCCATGCTGA